The genomic stretch TTAAATTTTTGGGATGGTTGATGagatgttctggtggttgaaggaggggtttctGAATTTGTATAGATAAGAGTGGGTTGAGGGAAAGAAGAAGCAATATTATGTGTTTGTACAGAGGGAGCGAGTGAAACGGACTTACCAGAAGGTCCAggcagaggtgctggaggtcttgatctGGAGGATTCTCCCAGTCTTGCCTTCTTAGCTTGCTTCGCCTTCTCAGATGGTCCTCGTGGACGCTTCATGAAGTTCAGAGGCTCAGCTGGCAGCTGGCTTATGTTGAAgtctgagatatccactccttgTTTCCTCAGATCATCTAAGTAATATAGGATtacctctggagggtcgatcTTTGAGAACAGATAAAGTCCATGTGggatcttcctctgatctttgagagcttcccaggaggtgtccataGTAGGTTTGAACTTCACCtgatccagaatccccatgctcttcagatttttGGCGTTGAGAGCTCTTCCAGTGTCAATCAtcacgtcttccatgagtctgaatgttatcagatggtccacgagacgACTTTCGATCAGAATGTCAGAGATTAgccttcccagaggaatgtagtttatgggcttcatgttatttctTGTATCTCGTACATaatctctgaggtacttgaagagaagtgctggaaggcagagcttcagacccttttggatgcagtacagaatgcacttctggtctgtgttgatgtagtctgaagagtttgaagctggacgatgatggatggtgcccaAGATGATATTCAGCCaaacccggaggttctgatgtagttccttgttcttggattggttgccttcagcgttctgtttgaagatagttggattaatctcatgggacagatattttgccctaggattaatgttgtagatccttctgcctccatctttctccatgcccagaagagcagcaatggacttctcagttatcaccattttcactcccagaacataggagacgatgtagtgatcatcagcatcagcgaatctccagaattccttcactaAATTTGTGTAGACTGGACCATACAAATGCTTGAAGTAATTTCCCCAACCTTGATTTCtgagttcttcagtgaggtcaaTGCCATTTCTTCgcatgttgtcaaaatccaccaaggattcacataatacttccagtttctcaaatggcgttgcaagattgatgtgaggctcacgatcaagaatgtgaggctctttgtagatgggagttgTGACTACACCGGTAACCGCTAGGTTTGGGttgcttgaacttggagcttgtTCGTTTGAAtccatctgttgagagaagttatagacagattgttgttgagcatccatgaatgttgttgatagctgagatgaagattgaagaatGCTGCAGGAATGCCTTGAGAGAGCTGAGCTTGCAGAGGTTTATGAGtgcgtgagagtgaaaagtgtgcaatgtgtgaattgaggtgtttaaatacccaaattagggcgcatgcaaaacgacacacaaaatagagtttagcacaaaaaccaagtcaacacgtttagagggaaaatgattacagctcattaatgatgtctaatcccaacagtcagtacactgctcgaggagatctcaagagactgttccttgattactgctagacagttgtctagaagttccaaggtcagacgcaaggtactccacgtgtttgctttatctgatcttcaggaataccaagggattggttcctagagatttctaactcagataacttctaacttggtaggagtatcagagtcagaggcagaatccattgtgtttacatcagaatctcattttacaaactcagaggcacattttattcagggcaattttgaatgttcagattctttaagatgaagaggaatttatcttcagctaagggtttagtaaagatgtcagcccattgatgatctgtatcaatgaatttcaatgttactacccctttctgaacatagtctctgataaaatgatgttttatttctatgtgcttagctctggagtgtaaaataggattcttgcttaaacaaatggcaacaatattatcacagaagatagggatgttactctcaaagatttgcagatcctctaattgattcttcatccagagcatctgagtagtgcacagagatgctgagatgtattccgcttctgcagtagacaaggctatggttgattgtcttttgctggcccaggatatcagattctttcccaagagctgacaatttccagatgtactttttcgttgcattctgtctcctgcgtaatctgcatcacaaaaaccagatagtctatactctgatgttttctcatacatcaggcccaggttaggagttcctttcagatatttgagaattctcttaactgctgttaaatgagattctctagggTCTGATTGAAATCTGGCACAGAGGCAAAtactaaatagaatatcaggatgagtagcagtcagatagagaagggagcctatcataccacgatagagcttctgacaaaccttttgactgacttcttctttttcaagaatgcaggttggatgcatgggtgtctttgcaGGTGTGCATTCAGtcatttcaaatttcttcagaatgtcttttatgtatttactttgatgaacgtacgtgacttctgaagtttgattgatttgaattcctagaaagaactttagttcttgcattaagctcatttcaaattttgcctgcattagctcagagaattcttgacatacagaggcgttagttgaaccaaaaatgatatcatcaacgtatatctggcatatcatgagatcattattaatgtttttacagaagagtgtggagtcaacttttcctctgataaaatcatgttccagaagaaaattacttaatctttcataccaagctctaggagcttgtttaagtccatataaagatttcttaagtttaaaaacatgttcgggatgatttgagttttcaaaacctggaggttggttgacatacacttcttctgatatataaccattaaggaatgcgctcttgacatccatttgatacaatttgatagaatgatttatagcgaatgatacaagtaagcgaatagattctaacctagcgactggggcaaaggtttcattgtagtcaatgccttcttgttgactgtaaccttgagccaccagtcgagctttgtttctgacaacttctcctttctcattcagcttgtttctgaacacccatctagtttcgataatgtgagtgcctttgggcttaggaacaagatcccatacgtcattctttgtgaattgatctagctcttcttgcatggctagaacccagtcgctatcttgaagtgcctcatcacaggaagtaggctcgatcagagatactagtcccagaggagtttcttcaggagtcttgaaggtagacctagttcggataggttcgtccttatttcccagaatcaactcttcagatatgttgaggtgacttttagctttctttgggattgcTGGGGATTTAGTTCCTTCTGAAGTTTGAATGGCAGTTGTTTCCGGTGCTTTAATcttctcgtcagaacctgcaagagtgatctccagatctgcaagtttctcaactagctttgacttctcagggtcaagcttatcatcaaatctgacatgaatagattcttccacaattttggtttctgtattgtatactctgtagtctttagagcgttctgagtatcctaacataatacctttttgtgctttggaatcaaacttgttcagataTTCTTTAGTATTTAAGATAAAACAGaaacatccaaaaggatgaaaataagaaatgttgggttttcttcctttacacagttcatagggagtcttctccagaataggtcttatggagactctattctgaatgtaacacgctgtatttacagcttcggcccaaaagtgcttagccacatttgtttcattgatcatggttctggccatctcttggagtgtcctattcttcctctctacaactccattttgttgtggagttctagggcaggagaaatcatgggatattccattagagtcaaataattcctcaaaaaatttgttttcaaattccccaccatgat from Lathyrus oleraceus cultivar Zhongwan6 chromosome 7, CAAS_Psat_ZW6_1.0, whole genome shotgun sequence encodes the following:
- the LOC127104158 gene encoding extensin-like, with protein sequence MEDVMIDTGRALNAKNLKSMGILDQVKFKPTMDTSWEALKDQRKIPHGLYLFSKIDPPEVILYYLDDLRKQGVDISDFNISQLPAEPLNFMKRPRGPSEKAKQAKKARLGESSRSRPPAPLPGPSGKSVSLAPSVQTHNIASSFPQPTLIYTNSETPPSTTRTSHQPSQKFNLATTTLPLSDAEMLNETTSPSSSSSLESPPYYTISSDTEHSDPSSPTLAQLQAQTLASQQPTQTTPEPEVTSPPREQPNPTPSDPQPSEPNNSDTHPPNTSAEPQTPTLNLSPPTYPPSPSEPENTLPTLEEAIVLFAGASVDKV